The DNA region AGATATAATGAGTATCCTTGGGGTAAAGATTCGTTTAGAGAGTTGGTTGTAAGCATCGGGCGAGAAATATCTTTGgttttaagaaatattatagGATTCATGGTTTGCCGCTTGCTATGCAAGTATGGTTGTATGAATGTTGCTCAAAAGTCCGTCCACCATTGCGGTTAAGACGGGGAATTTAATTCCTAGAATTTTGAGCTGGCGAACTACGGAAGGAAAACCGAATTCAAGAAATTGATGGATGGCATGTTCGAGACGATAAAAATCCGGTAAAACGATCTTTTAACGAGTTTTGTGTCTTTTACCATTTAAGCTTGTTTTAATATGTTTGTTTTACATgctatattttgattatattttgtctatatttatgaaataagTCATTTGTGAtcaatatattttgactatattttcctcattttttagTATGTTACCAATGTAGATATATACGGTAATATAGTTTCTATATTTTGTTGTTCACGATCCTGTAGATTTGAGGAAGTTGTGCCAACACCCCATGAGTTGGAAACTCTTAAATTGCCTCTGTTGCACATGACATACCGGACGTCAAACATGGAGTTGATGGTGTACATGATGCGATTTGGTAGACGATGATTACGATGATTTTAGTACCACGCCACCGCGTCGTCCGGTGGCAAACAACAACAAAGGAGTGCCAATTCGATTCCCCGCGAGGCAAGAAACGGACGCGGTTTCCGGTTTCGTTCCTCCTTCCGAGAAACAACCATCACGGAAGGAATGCGGGATAAAAGGGACAAGGAAACAAGATGCACCTACAGCACCCCGAACAGATGAGTTTAACCTGATAAGGGAAGAGATTcggattttcaagaaagaagtaggcgttttgttttcaatatgtttttttttacttcatatTGCTTGTGTCAAGTAATTAACGATtctaattctattttttatctttcaaaacTGTAGGTGTTTGACTACATGGATAACTACTTCAAAAAGTTGTTAGATGCAATAAAGGGCAATCAAACACCGGATAAGGTAAAAATCAacactaaaaatggaaattatttactttttaagttattttgatatatttattggaagactttatattttcttttggaaaattttaaaggtCGGCGACACAATGTTAAAAGGCGACTTACATAGTGATGGTGGGATTTATCAAGGCAATCAAAGTGGCGGTACAGTAAAGCTTTCAACCAAAGAGAATCAAGGTGGTGGTGCCACTTCCGCGCAGAGGAGTCATCCAGTGGtactcattttttctttcacttttctatatttgcagTATATTattcaaagtgaaaatattggattttTACCCTATAGTGTATTTACATATATAGTTTTCACATGGTGATTTGTTAGTAGTGTCCTTTTTGATGTATCTATTTGTGCTATTTTTgttatgattgtgtttatatataCTAGCGAGTGCTATatttgttttggattgatattttaatattagtttttcatatatGTTGTGGCtgtattttaattgtattttgattattatgttcattGTTACTTATTAAGTTTTATTTACTATATTTCGGACatatttaccatatattttctctatatttaatgaaacttttaacttttaaaaagcgatactatatatgtgtatatatgtatacattttcTTGATGCCTTTAAATTCATTTGAAccatgtttttattgttttaggtTGAGGGAGTTGGGTTGCCAATTAATGATCCGGTTTACGTTGTTGATGTGGATAAAGAAATCGGAGTTAAAAGTGATGCACAAACGGATGGAGTGCCCATAACACCAATCCATTTAAATTTTGATGTAAGTACTGAAATGTGGCTTTTAAGTACTGAAATGTCGTTTTGATAAGCAATAATTGACAAACACCAGTcgtttttttcttgttttttatttcAGGAATCTCAGCAAATCGGCGATATGGAGAATGCTAATCTTTGAATTTACCGCATCGAGAGGAAATGGTAGCGGACTTGCTAATCAGCGCCCTTTTAGCATGTGTTATTCCTCTCGGTCCTCCTCCGGTACCACGCGATGATCAAACCGATTTGTCAAGTTTAAGGACTCCTCGAGAATGTGGACAATACCCGGTAACCATGTCTCAGTGGATGATTCCTGATTCTCAGATACCAATCCAACTTGGAGTACAACCAACAACCGGACAAAGTTCAACTAATGAAACTGAACAACAAGTTGGAGTACAACCGATAGTTGGCCACAGTTCAAGTGATGAAACTGGACAACAAGTTCCCGTACAACCAAATGCGGGCCAAAGCTCAAGTGGTGAGACTGCCACGAGTTTTCAAACTACGAAAAACGAGATCATTGTCCATCCGAGTCTTTGCCCGAGAAAGGAAACCAAGCAAATATAACTGTCCCCTTATTGTCCCAATTTTAGCTCGGCGGGTTCTTACGCAAAAATATCAGTCCTTGCATTTATCAGAAAAAACACCCATTTGTTGACCACCCTATAAATGCCCCGTTAGATACTTCGTTTCTTCAAGAATATCAAAAGTGGCTTGAGAACGATCTATTGAAATCGCATGACAAAAGGTACTTATTGTCACaacttgtttttttattttgccaGAATTCAATTATCAATAAACTTAACGTATGTTCTTTCCATTGTTGATATACAGGAAGCCAAATGAAAATCATTACAGAAAGAACAAGGAAGGACTCGATCTTGCGGATGCCGAACTTCGGTTTCATTTAGGCGTTACAACCGTAGCCGACAAAAACTGGTTCTACTTGTTATCTATGGATGGGCAACTTTGGAGTGAGAGGTTTTGATATCTTTACGCTTGTtatctaatttttttatgttttataatagAATTACAATGTGATGTATCTAGagtatattttttacaatatttgacatatattgtaaaaaatatatttcaggcatatttaccatatattttctctatatttaactgaaacttttaacttttaaagcagtactatatatgtgtatatgtgtatactgTTTGCTGATGCCTTTAAATTCATTTGAACCATGTTTTTATAGTTTTAAGTTGAGGGAGTAGGTTGAGGTACTTATTGTCACAACTTGTATTTATAGAATATTGTCATCATTATACTTGCACTATATTTAATATCGAGACATTAATTTACTAGTTCAGCACAGTCTTGTCCAGGTATACAGAattgtatttttactatatataagagTATATTGCACtatatttactatatatacagcaatatttgttttgaacatagtgttgATTATAGTCAACTGAATTGATGTTTTTACGGCATATTGATGTTATTTTCTACTACCTACGCAAGAAGGGGAAGTATCACAATAACGACAACTATAGATTCACCaacttgcctttgtatttttCACACTTTAGTTCTTTGAAATTTACAAATCTTGGGAAAACCACGATTCATCCACATGTGTCGCCGATGAGGAAGATGAGCGTGTGAGTACATTAACGGGCACGGTTGTTGGCTAATGTACCATGGTATCTTGTTGACAACGTACTAATTCTGTCAAcataaaagaggaaaatcaaCGGATTTTGGTTGTGATATCATTCAACAGCAGTGCTGCTCTCATCCAATGAAAAGatcattcatttttctacaaattttatatgtttgtttttttcttattttttctttttacaaacGGGTCCATCTACGTATACAACTCATACGTACACGGGGGCATGATCTTGTCGTTAGAGTCGGAGTGAAAATGTTGGCTACTCTAGTGACACACGGTCTACAAATGACGATTTCTATGAGAAGAAGGCGGATATAGATTTTGCCACACATCCTTCTTACGAAATAGAGAACAAACCGACAACTTTGACATTGTGAATGTAGACAATCTCCCGCAACAAGCTCCATCTAGCATGTAAGAATCTCTTCCAATAAAAAACACAATAAATACATCTTTTTTTTCGTGGttttttgataagtaaattttttgatcatttttgttccggggattgtggtgtgtatgtggccgCCTTCGGAATACTTGAGCTCAAGTGCGATCATCCCAACCGAATTCGATGCAAAGTTACTCCGTATGAGATACGGCGCCCTTTTATGCGACTATGCATGGGATAAGTCAAACAACAATGCGTCAAGTGATAACGAGCGACCTCCAAGACCAATTAGACCGGCATTGATTATGATGCGGTTGATAAAGAGGATCTTGATTAGGCCACCAATTCATTtgtgttttttcattttcatgttgAACAATAGCATAGTTGGTTGCGacttttgttctttgtttttcattttggaCATATTGTTTCATGTGCGGCAATCTTTTTTAGGATGATTAATATTGAACACCACCTTATggtttttatattgttgtttctttcaaGTATGTTATCTTTTCAATGCATAAATTCCATTTTTCATTATACGTGAAATGTATTAATTTAACAAAGTAGTATATATAACCATTTAAATACGATCGATATATACGAAAATATAACTCAGATATATTCCATAAgatcatttttaaaattacgagtttgttacaaaatttaaaatttcaactaaatacacttcaaatatatgtaaaatatatatatatcaaatatagtTAACGataaaatatagccaaaatatatacgaaatacaactaataagtattatctACCGGATCATACAAAATACAactaaaatatagccaaaatatatacgaaatacaactattaaatcataaatccaaaacaaAAGGTCTAATAAGTTAACATAGAGTAGACTTTCCAAATACCATTTAACCACCAATATAGCATTACATTGAAAAACATCGGATGTTCAACGATGTGAAATACAATCATACTAGAACGATATGAATTCaagatgaattcattttttatttcctttctctctaaaccaatgccactagcataccaaaaaatGCGACAAGTAATGGAGCGATTATTTAATAAACTTGTACCACAATCCTtttgtgatggagcattcaaaataaagatgggaaaatatttcttaCCTGGGAAAATATTTACGCCCCCACCGTGTGAATTTGTATACGGGATTTAAAGTAGAATTGTCttaacaaataaaatcaaaatggacttatttattcttcttattgAGCGGCGGATTATCACACGAACGCCTATTATGACCAAGACGTCCACATTTACCGCACGAATTTCTGCGTTTACCAATCATCAACTCACATGTAATGGCTTGtccctcttcttttttggcCTCCCGGGGTCTCTTATAGATCGGTGGCATAACAACTTCATCTAATATACTTTTAGGAACATTCCACTCGGTCTCGTCGGGAAGAGGATCAGCGGCACATCATATGTGTTCCAAACATTTCGGCTTGAATAAATCGAACAATATACATCGGCGGTCAAATTTTTATTCTTCAATCCCCATGCATGAGAACACGGTATCTCGTCTAGTTGGAACATCCTGCATGCaagttttcttcttcaaatctaTTATGAAACGCCTCGGTCCATCATTCTTTGTGTACACATATTCGGTTGACGCTTGACACGAGAaccatttaacaaataaacaagcaTTACACGAGCGGTTTACCATATtaggaatatatataaatatacattacatatagtAAAAATGTAGATTAAATTTTTGTGTTGCAAACAAAGTTACCCTCATTCGTATTGATTTGTACTCGTTGATCGACAACATCTCTTGATACCGCCTCATCAGTGTTGTGAATGTATAGGTAccattttttctatttgtgcAATTCCATCTACCAAACatcttcctcacttcttcaaggaaatcaaaaatATGTAACTCTCTTGCAGCAACAGACAGTTTTCCATTAATACATTCGGCTATATTCGAAGTCATTGTCCATCCTCTATTAACGAGTGAATAAAGCCTAGACCATTTATCTCTTCCGACATCTTCTAGGTATCGTTTTACCCGAATATCAACATTCCCAATCTTCTCCATCAATTTATCGAACTCATCACGGTCTGTATGCTTTCGCTAGTGAATAAAATATAGGACTCGACACCTCTTGTTTGTTGTGTATTGCTTTGTCACATTTTTCCACAAATGCCATACACAAGCCAAATGAGGAAACGATGGATACACCTTAGAAAGCTGCGtgtattatgctttcatgtctATCGGACACGACACGCATATTTTGCCTAACACCATAAGCTTTGCTTGAGCAGGTTCAAAGAACCACGTCCACGACTTATTATTCTCGGAATCTATCCACCATACGCTAGTGGTAGGATATTACCTACAAAAATcggtttatatttatattatattcaaaacatatttcaagCTGAATTTGATCTCACACTTGTATTTTTAGCACCATCATTTATAAAAcaacggtatatatttacaatatatttaCCTCGTATTTACGGTGTATTTCATCAtataatattcacaaatttacaCCAGCAATACATCCAGAGTATGTTTTTAGCAGCTTTATTTGCAAATCAATATGCATAATgttgtatttataaaaaaaaacattcgtaGAATAGAATTACACATACCTGCTCCATCAAAAGTACTTGCCGACACAAATGTACCATTATACGTTGATTTAAGGTGTGCACCATCCACTACAACTATTGGTCTACAACACTCGAATCCCTTTATGAATGCTTTGAGTgctacaaacaaatacataaactCATTTTCTGGTGATTTATGCATTTTAACGAGCGATCCAAGATACGTTTtatcaagtatgtatatatatgccggCAACTTCTTGTATGAATCAGGTAGGATCACCTACGAAATCTTTTATAGCCTTCTCTCTAGCTCTCCATGCCATCATATAAGAAACATCTACGCCGAATTCATTCTTAACATCATCTATTATATCCCCGGTGTGACCTTCCTTTTATGGTTAGTTATTTTCGCCTTCACAACCGCTTCTCCAATAAACCAACTTGTTGCTGCCTTTGTGAATACACCTTGTCCTTCAACGGACATGTATGTTCGTCATCGAAAGCTCTAACCCTGAACATTTCGGAATCCCCAATTCTCGACGCTGCGAATTTCCATTTACATTACGGCGACCGGCATGCCCGAGTGTAGCTACATAATACAATTCAAATAGTACATATTGAATCAATTAAATAcggtataaatatataaaaaaatatatcggAATATATTGCAtcaaacatttttaaaattaacgAGTGTGCTAAATAAGTTAACGGATCATATAAATACGgtacaaatataacaaaaatacataCCGCACTTTACGATACCGAGAATACATTTAGAAAATCATACCTTATAGCATTCGATCTCTCTTGTTTTGAAATTGAATCTTTCACGAATTGCGTATTTCGTCATCGCAATTTTCAAAGTTTCCTTATCCTGGTAAATTTGATCGACAAAAACTCCTTTCGCTTCCGGTTTCGAAATTATCAAATTGTTATCATTCCCAAACAAAACAACAGTGTTTACAGTAGAATCACAAACTTTCATATCATCCCGATTCTCGCTATATCCAATTTGCGACATCATCTCCAATAATACGATTACCGGTTGCACAATCCTCAACATCCAAATCATGAATACTAACGCACATTGGATACGTCCCCAAAACTCTGTTTTCTCTCTTAAGCTCAACGTACACACGAACTCCCGTATCGTTGTGTAtttcaattggttgaaaatcGCCTTGACGGTATATTTTATTGAAATAGTTTTCCTAACAGTATCCACGCCTAATTGATTTATAATCGTACAAACTAACTCATCGTAATTGCAATTATCAATGAACACAACGACATCAATTTTGTAATT from Lycium ferocissimum isolate CSIRO_LF1 chromosome 2, AGI_CSIRO_Lferr_CH_V1, whole genome shotgun sequence includes:
- the LOC132048193 gene encoding uncharacterized protein LOC132048193; its protein translation is MEIIYFLSYFDIFIGRLYIFFWKILKVGDTMLKGDLHSDGGIYQGNQSGGTVKLSTKENQGGGATSAQRSHPVVEGVGLPINDPVYVVDVDKEIGVKSDAQTDGVPITPIHLNFDESQQIGDMENANL